A section of the Ornithinimicrobium sufpigmenti genome encodes:
- a CDS encoding YlxR family protein, whose product MVDAVRTDPTPPRPRHTPVRTCVGCRGRDEQTVLLRVVARRDGSTSRWVIEPDGGRRGQGRGAYVHPDPACLQTAIARRAFGRALRLPAGSQPDSHAVQEWVAQQHT is encoded by the coding sequence ATGGTAGACGCTGTCCGGACCGACCCCACCCCTCCACGCCCACGGCACACGCCCGTGCGCACCTGTGTGGGGTGTCGGGGGAGGGACGAGCAGACCGTGTTGCTGCGCGTCGTCGCACGTCGGGACGGGTCCACCAGCCGGTGGGTCATCGAGCCCGACGGGGGACGGCGTGGGCAGGGCCGAGGCGCCTACGTGCACCCCGACCCCGCCTGCCTGCAGACCGCGATTGCACGACGCGCCTTCGGGCGAGCGCTCCGCCTCCCGGCGGGGAGCCAGCCCGACTCGCACGCCGTGCAGGAGTGGGTGGCGCAGCAGCACACGTGA
- a CDS encoding bifunctional riboflavin kinase/FAD synthetase, whose product MHRWSSLDDVPTDLGPTVATLGNFDGVHRGHRAVLGTVVDLAAGRGLAAVAVTFDPHPVAVLHPERAPEAIVGLEHRLALLEEVGLDGVVVIEFTREYAQLTPEDFVVQTFVEGLRAQVVVVGQDTRFGLHNSGDVETMRELGERYGFEVVVQQTEGEFERGRRAWSSTALREALATGDMDTATEILAREHRVSGEVVHGHKRGRELGYPTANLSTRSEGMVPADGVYAGWLERPSLPPGHPDRRLPAAISVGTNPTFDDVVRRTVEAYVLDRDDLDLYGEVVWVDFVERLRGNVRFASVEDLMEQMAQDVDRTRALLA is encoded by the coding sequence GTGCATCGCTGGAGCAGCTTGGACGACGTCCCCACCGACCTCGGTCCGACCGTAGCCACCCTCGGCAACTTCGACGGCGTCCACCGCGGGCACAGGGCCGTGCTGGGCACCGTCGTGGACCTGGCGGCGGGACGCGGTCTGGCGGCCGTGGCGGTGACCTTCGACCCCCACCCGGTGGCCGTCCTGCACCCCGAGCGGGCGCCGGAGGCGATCGTCGGGCTCGAGCACCGGCTGGCGCTGCTGGAGGAGGTCGGGCTCGACGGCGTGGTGGTCATCGAGTTCACCCGCGAGTACGCGCAGCTCACGCCCGAGGACTTCGTGGTCCAGACCTTCGTCGAGGGACTGCGGGCCCAGGTCGTGGTCGTGGGCCAGGACACCCGCTTCGGCCTGCACAACAGCGGTGACGTAGAGACCATGCGCGAGCTGGGGGAGCGCTACGGCTTCGAGGTCGTGGTGCAGCAGACCGAGGGAGAGTTCGAGCGCGGGCGGCGGGCCTGGTCCTCCACCGCCCTGCGCGAGGCGCTGGCCACCGGGGACATGGACACGGCGACCGAGATCCTGGCCCGCGAGCACCGGGTCTCCGGCGAGGTGGTGCACGGGCACAAGCGGGGCCGCGAGCTGGGCTACCCGACGGCCAACCTGTCCACCCGCAGCGAGGGGATGGTCCCCGCCGACGGTGTCTACGCAGGCTGGCTGGAGCGGCCCTCCCTGCCGCCCGGGCACCCCGACCGTCGGCTGCCCGCCGCGATCTCCGTCGGCACCAACCCCACCTTCGACGACGTGGTGCGGCGCACGGTGGAGGCCTACGTCCTGGACCGGGACGACCTCGACCTCTACGGCGAGGTGGTGTGGGTCGACTTCGTCGAGCGGCTGCGGGGCAATGTGCGCTTCGCCTCGGTCGAGGACCTCATGGAGCAGATGGCGCAGGACGTGGACCGCACCCGCGCACTGCTGGCCTGA
- the rbfA gene encoding 30S ribosome-binding factor RbfA, which yields MADQARARRIAERIKQLVTQGMSQVVKDERVGFITITDVRVTGDLQHASVFYTVLGTDEDRATAAEILENYRGRLRSFVGKGLGIRLTPSLEFILDALPEDAQHLDELLAQVAARDAELAAARAEKGYAGEPDPYRKPRTEAEQAEDERAERDEQDRQDELDRQDELDAQAGSVSGTDAPDER from the coding sequence ATGGCCGACCAGGCACGCGCCCGCAGGATTGCCGAGCGGATCAAGCAGCTGGTGACCCAGGGAATGTCCCAGGTCGTCAAGGACGAGCGGGTGGGGTTCATCACGATCACCGACGTCCGCGTCACCGGCGACCTGCAGCACGCCAGTGTCTTCTACACGGTGCTTGGCACCGACGAGGACCGGGCGACCGCCGCGGAGATCCTCGAGAACTACCGCGGCCGTCTGCGCTCCTTCGTCGGCAAGGGTCTGGGCATCCGGCTCACGCCCAGCCTGGAGTTCATCCTGGACGCCCTGCCGGAGGACGCCCAGCACCTGGACGAGCTGCTGGCCCAGGTCGCCGCCCGGGATGCCGAGCTCGCGGCCGCCCGCGCGGAGAAGGGCTACGCCGGCGAGCCCGACCCCTACCGCAAGCCGCGGACCGAGGCCGAGCAGGCCGAGGACGAGCGGGCCGAGCGGGACGAGCAGGACCGGCAGGACGAGCTGGACCGGCAGGACGAGCTGGACGCCCAGGCGGGGTCCGTCAGCGGGACCGACGCCCCGGATGAGCGCTGA
- a CDS encoding AMP-dependent synthetase/ligase: MARLADETYDETILQNRAPSVGHLFRDRVAKSPDRDAFLYPDGEQWPSLSWAQTKDRAYALAAGLIELGVQPEERVALASSTRLEWVLSDLAVMCAGAATTTVYPTMLSEDVRFVVTDSDSRVVIAEDQEQVQKVLEHRDQLGGVLKIVVIDGASGDNQDVITFAELEDLGRARLQAEPGIVDARIDGLTPEHLATIIYTSGTTGRPKGVRLPHSAWTYEAAAVDAVQILSEDDLQYLWLPLAHVFGKLLLMLPLQMGFATAVDGRVDKIVPNLAVVQPTFMGAAPRIFEKAYGRITTMMADGGGIKAKLFTWASGVGKRVSEVRATGAEPKGLLAAQYRLADKLVLSKIRDRFGGRVRFFISGSAALNPEIGRWFDAMGLMIIEGYGLTESSAASLVNRPEHAKNRIGSIGWPLPGTEVKVAEDGELLMRGPGIMTGYHDNEEATGQALQDGWLHTGDIAEIDEDGYVRITDRKKDLFKTSGGKYVAPSHIESMFKGVCPYASQLIVEGEHRNFVSALITLDPDSITDWGAKNGMAGDSYAQIVTSDKAREMVQGYVDELNTRLARHEQIKKFHILDHDLSVEEGDLTPSMKLKRKKVTEKYRDKLDEFYADA, encoded by the coding sequence ATGGCCCGACTGGCCGACGAGACCTACGACGAGACGATTCTGCAGAATCGTGCGCCGAGCGTAGGTCACCTGTTCCGTGACCGCGTGGCCAAGAGCCCCGACCGAGACGCCTTCCTCTACCCCGACGGCGAGCAGTGGCCCTCGCTGTCCTGGGCCCAGACCAAGGACCGGGCCTACGCCCTGGCGGCGGGCCTGATCGAGCTCGGGGTGCAGCCCGAGGAGCGGGTCGCGCTGGCCTCCTCGACCCGCCTGGAGTGGGTGCTCTCCGACCTGGCCGTGATGTGCGCCGGCGCGGCGACCACCACCGTCTACCCGACCATGCTGTCCGAGGACGTCCGCTTCGTCGTCACCGACTCCGACAGCAGGGTCGTCATCGCCGAGGACCAGGAGCAGGTCCAGAAGGTGCTCGAGCACCGCGACCAGCTCGGCGGCGTGCTCAAGATCGTCGTGATCGACGGCGCCTCGGGCGACAACCAGGACGTCATCACCTTCGCCGAGCTGGAGGACCTCGGCCGGGCCCGGCTGCAGGCCGAGCCGGGGATCGTGGACGCCCGGATCGACGGTCTCACCCCCGAGCACCTGGCGACGATCATCTACACCTCCGGCACCACCGGACGCCCCAAGGGCGTGCGGCTGCCGCACTCGGCGTGGACCTACGAGGCCGCGGCGGTCGACGCGGTGCAGATCCTCTCCGAGGACGACCTGCAGTACCTCTGGCTGCCCCTGGCGCACGTCTTCGGCAAGCTGCTGCTCATGCTGCCCCTGCAGATGGGCTTCGCCACCGCCGTCGACGGCCGGGTCGACAAGATCGTCCCGAACCTGGCGGTCGTCCAGCCGACCTTCATGGGCGCGGCACCGCGCATCTTCGAGAAGGCCTACGGCCGGATCACCACGATGATGGCCGACGGTGGCGGCATCAAGGCCAAGCTGTTCACCTGGGCCAGCGGGGTCGGCAAGCGGGTCTCGGAGGTCCGGGCCACCGGCGCCGAGCCCAAGGGGCTGCTCGCGGCCCAGTACCGGCTGGCCGACAAGCTCGTCCTGTCCAAGATCCGCGACCGGTTCGGCGGGCGGGTGCGCTTCTTCATCTCCGGCTCCGCCGCGCTGAACCCCGAGATCGGCCGGTGGTTCGACGCGATGGGCCTGATGATCATCGAGGGCTACGGACTCACCGAGTCCAGCGCGGCCTCCCTGGTCAACCGCCCCGAGCACGCCAAGAACCGGATCGGCAGCATCGGCTGGCCGCTGCCCGGCACCGAGGTCAAGGTGGCCGAGGACGGCGAGCTGCTCATGCGCGGTCCCGGCATCATGACCGGCTACCACGACAACGAGGAGGCCACCGGGCAGGCCCTGCAGGACGGGTGGCTGCACACCGGTGACATCGCCGAGATCGACGAGGACGGCTACGTCCGGATCACCGACCGCAAGAAGGACCTGTTCAAGACCTCCGGCGGCAAGTACGTCGCCCCCTCGCACATCGAGTCGATGTTCAAGGGCGTCTGTCCCTACGCCAGCCAGCTCATCGTCGAGGGCGAGCACCGCAACTTCGTCTCCGCGCTCATCACCCTGGACCCCGACTCGATCACCGACTGGGGTGCCAAGAACGGCATGGCCGGCGACTCCTACGCCCAGATCGTCACCTCCGACAAGGCGCGCGAGATGGTGCAGGGCTATGTCGACGAGCTCAACACCAGGCTGGCCCGGCACGAGCAGATCAAGAAGTTCCACATCCTCGACCACGACCTCTCCGTCGAGGAGGGCGACCTGACCCCGAGCATGAAGCTCAAGCGCAAGAAGGTCACCGAGAAGTACCGCGACAAGCTCGACGAGTTCTACGCCGACGCCTGA
- the truB gene encoding tRNA pseudouridine(55) synthase TruB, which yields MSAEPPVGDGLLVVDKPAGWTSHDVVGRVRRLCRTRRVGHAGTLDPMATGVLVLGVNRGTKLLTFLVGHDKGYAATVRLGQATLTDDAEGEATATTPAGQVSDEQIAEAVAALTGPIEQVPSAVSAIKVDGRRSYARVRGGEDVTLPARPVTVSRFTVLRRRDEQLADGTPVVDLDVEVEVSSGTYVRALARDLGASLGVGGHLTALRRTRVGDLDLDTAVTLDQLDPEQGPGPTAYLVDLASAARAALPVRELTEPEARALGYGQRIPAEQPGRPRPVAAIGPDGRLVAVLDESRKREPLARALVVFAPADGG from the coding sequence ATGAGCGCTGAGCCGCCCGTCGGCGACGGGCTCCTCGTCGTCGACAAGCCGGCCGGCTGGACCAGCCACGACGTCGTCGGGCGGGTCCGCCGGCTGTGCCGCACCCGCCGGGTCGGGCACGCCGGCACCCTGGACCCCATGGCGACGGGGGTGCTGGTGCTCGGCGTGAACCGTGGCACCAAGCTGCTCACCTTCCTCGTCGGCCACGACAAGGGGTATGCCGCCACCGTGCGGCTCGGCCAGGCCACCCTGACCGACGACGCGGAGGGTGAGGCCACGGCGACCACGCCCGCCGGCCAGGTCAGCGACGAGCAGATCGCCGAGGCGGTGGCGGCGCTGACCGGACCCATCGAGCAGGTCCCCAGCGCCGTCAGCGCCATCAAGGTCGACGGCCGCCGCTCCTACGCCCGCGTGCGCGGCGGGGAGGACGTCACCCTGCCCGCCCGGCCGGTGACCGTCTCCCGGTTCACCGTGCTCCGGCGGCGCGACGAGCAGCTGGCGGACGGCACCCCGGTCGTCGACCTGGACGTCGAGGTCGAGGTGTCCTCCGGAACCTACGTGCGTGCCCTCGCCCGGGACCTGGGCGCCAGCCTCGGCGTCGGCGGCCACCTGACGGCGCTGCGGCGCACCCGGGTCGGCGACCTCGACCTGGACACGGCGGTCACCCTCGACCAACTTGACCCCGAGCAGGGGCCCGGCCCCACGGCATACCTGGTCGACCTGGCCAGCGCCGCGCGGGCCGCCCTGCCCGTGCGCGAGCTCACCGAGCCCGAGGCCCGCGCGCTGGGTTACGGCCAGCGGATCCCCGCCGAGCAGCCGGGCCGGCCCCGTCCCGTGGCCGCGATCGGCCCCGACGGACGGCTCGTCGCCGTGCTGGACGAGTCGCGAAAGCGCGAACCTCTCGCCAGGGCGCTCGTGGTCTTTGCGCCCGCCGACGGCGGTTAG
- the infB gene encoding translation initiation factor IF-2, translated as MAKLRVYELAKELGVESKQLLAHLKEQGEFVRSASSTIEPPVVRKIRENPPAAAKGKSKAADEKGSAPRPAAQPGRPGPAAPRPGAAAPKPGATAPAPGPASPSPAAPTPGPAAPKQGAATPQPAPTPEPAPTPEPPAQAEPSRAAEPAVEPTEAAPSRPAPGVKPGPRQPERPAAERPSSGRPGTERPGRERPADAGRPGGGPRPARPGAKPGPRPGNNPFAPSQGMGQARERRPAPGGERGGGAPRPGNNPFAPSQGMPRPGGTRGSQAGPGGPRPGGPRPNPGMMPERASVPRPGERPARPGGRGRPGGPGGAPGGGPGGPGGFRGGPGGRGGGPRGRGGTAGAFGRGGGKVRGRKSKRAKRAEFEAMQAPAIGGVNVPRGNGKVVQVRRGASLSDFADKINVDPAALVTVLFHLGEMATATQSLDEDTFAVLGSELGYDIRVVSPEEEERELFNAFNIDLDAETEGESDEDLEARPPVVTVMGHVDHGKTSLLDAIRSADVGAAEAGGITQHIGAYQVRAQHEGNERAITFIDTPGHEAFTAMRARGAKVTDIAILVVAANDGVMPQTIEALNHAQAADVPIVVAVNKIDVEGANPAKIRQQLTEYNLIAEEYGGETMFVDVSAKQGQNIDELLDAVLLTADAALDLRANPDKDARGVAIEANLDRGRGAVATVLVQQGTLRVGDAIVTGASHGRVRAMLDEHGNNVAEATPSRPVQVLGLDTVARAGDTFVVAPDDRTARQIAERREAADRQAALAKSRKRISLEDLNQALAQGKVETLNLILKGDVSGSVEALEDALLQIDVGDEVDLRIIDRGVGAITMNNINLAVASDAIILGFNVRAEGQNADYADKEGVEIRYYSVIYQAIEDIENALKGMLKPEYEEHQTGSAEVREIFRSSKFGNVAGALVRSGTINRGAKARITRQGVVITEGLEIAGLRRFKDDVTEVREGFECGINLGSFNDLQIDDLVTTYEMREIPRS; from the coding sequence GTGGCAAAACTCAGGGTCTACGAGCTCGCCAAAGAGCTCGGGGTCGAGAGCAAGCAGCTGCTCGCCCACCTGAAGGAGCAGGGAGAGTTCGTCCGGTCGGCATCGTCGACCATCGAGCCCCCTGTCGTCCGCAAGATTCGCGAGAACCCCCCGGCCGCAGCCAAGGGCAAGAGCAAGGCGGCCGACGAGAAGGGTTCCGCCCCTCGTCCCGCGGCCCAGCCCGGAAGGCCCGGTCCGGCAGCGCCCAGGCCGGGTGCCGCGGCCCCCAAGCCCGGGGCAACTGCCCCGGCGCCCGGGCCCGCATCCCCGTCGCCCGCAGCCCCGACGCCCGGGCCGGCCGCTCCCAAGCAGGGTGCGGCGACGCCCCAGCCCGCTCCCACGCCGGAGCCGGCGCCGACGCCCGAGCCTCCGGCTCAGGCGGAGCCCAGCCGCGCCGCGGAGCCGGCCGTCGAGCCCACCGAGGCCGCGCCGTCCCGCCCCGCCCCGGGCGTCAAGCCGGGTCCCCGCCAGCCGGAGCGTCCGGCGGCGGAGCGTCCCTCGTCCGGCCGTCCGGGCACCGAGCGCCCCGGGCGTGAGCGCCCGGCTGACGCCGGTCGTCCCGGCGGCGGTCCCCGTCCGGCACGTCCGGGCGCCAAGCCGGGACCGCGTCCGGGCAACAACCCCTTCGCTCCGAGCCAGGGCATGGGCCAGGCGCGTGAGCGCCGCCCCGCCCCGGGCGGTGAGCGCGGTGGCGGTGCCCCGCGTCCGGGCAACAACCCGTTCGCACCGAGCCAGGGCATGCCCCGCCCCGGCGGGACCCGCGGCAGCCAGGCCGGTCCCGGCGGTCCCCGTCCGGGCGGACCCCGGCCCAACCCGGGCATGATGCCCGAGCGGGCCTCCGTGCCCCGTCCCGGCGAGCGCCCTGCGCGTCCCGGTGGTCGTGGGCGTCCCGGCGGGCCCGGCGGGGCTCCCGGCGGCGGCCCCGGTGGCCCCGGTGGCTTCCGCGGTGGCCCCGGCGGTCGTGGCGGTGGTCCGCGTGGCCGTGGCGGCACGGCTGGAGCGTTCGGTCGCGGCGGCGGGAAGGTCCGCGGGCGCAAGTCCAAGAGGGCCAAGCGCGCAGAGTTCGAGGCGATGCAGGCACCCGCCATCGGCGGCGTCAACGTCCCTCGCGGCAACGGCAAGGTCGTCCAGGTCCGCCGCGGCGCGTCGCTGAGCGACTTCGCCGACAAGATCAACGTCGACCCCGCGGCGCTGGTGACCGTGCTGTTCCACCTGGGCGAGATGGCCACCGCGACGCAGTCGCTGGACGAGGACACCTTCGCGGTCCTGGGTTCGGAGCTCGGCTACGACATCCGCGTCGTCTCCCCGGAGGAGGAGGAGCGTGAGCTCTTCAACGCCTTCAACATCGACCTGGATGCCGAGACCGAGGGTGAGTCCGACGAGGACCTGGAGGCACGCCCGCCGGTCGTGACCGTCATGGGTCACGTCGACCACGGAAAGACCAGCCTGCTGGACGCGATCCGCTCCGCGGACGTCGGTGCCGCCGAGGCCGGTGGCATCACCCAGCACATCGGTGCCTACCAGGTCCGCGCCCAGCACGAGGGCAACGAGCGGGCGATCACCTTCATCGACACCCCGGGTCACGAGGCGTTCACCGCCATGCGTGCCCGTGGTGCCAAGGTGACCGACATCGCGATCCTCGTGGTCGCCGCCAACGACGGGGTCATGCCGCAGACGATCGAGGCGCTCAACCACGCCCAGGCGGCCGACGTGCCGATCGTGGTCGCGGTCAACAAGATCGACGTCGAGGGCGCCAACCCGGCCAAGATCCGCCAGCAGCTCACCGAGTACAACCTGATCGCCGAGGAGTACGGCGGCGAGACCATGTTCGTCGACGTCTCGGCCAAGCAGGGTCAGAACATCGACGAGCTGCTCGACGCGGTGCTGCTGACCGCGGACGCCGCGCTGGACCTGCGGGCCAACCCCGACAAGGACGCGCGCGGTGTCGCGATCGAGGCCAACCTGGACAGGGGTCGCGGCGCCGTCGCGACCGTGCTGGTCCAGCAGGGCACGCTGCGGGTCGGCGACGCGATCGTCACCGGCGCCAGCCACGGCCGTGTGCGGGCCATGCTCGACGAGCACGGCAACAACGTGGCGGAGGCGACCCCGTCGCGTCCGGTGCAGGTGCTGGGTCTGGACACGGTGGCCCGCGCCGGCGACACCTTCGTGGTGGCGCCGGACGACCGGACCGCCCGGCAGATCGCCGAGCGTCGCGAGGCAGCCGACCGGCAGGCCGCGCTGGCCAAGTCCCGCAAGCGGATCAGCCTGGAGGACCTCAACCAGGCCCTGGCCCAGGGCAAGGTCGAGACCCTCAACCTCATCCTCAAGGGCGACGTGTCCGGTTCGGTCGAGGCGCTGGAGGACGCCCTCCTGCAGATCGACGTCGGCGACGAGGTCGATCTGCGGATCATCGACCGCGGTGTCGGTGCGATCACGATGAACAACATCAACCTCGCCGTCGCCTCGGACGCCATCATCCTGGGCTTCAACGTCCGGGCCGAGGGCCAGAACGCCGACTACGCCGACAAGGAAGGCGTGGAGATCCGGTACTACTCGGTGATCTACCAGGCCATCGAGGACATCGAGAACGCCCTGAAGGGCATGCTGAAGCCGGAGTACGAGGAGCACCAGACGGGCTCCGCGGAGGTCCGCGAGATCTTCCGCAGCTCCAAGTTCGGCAACGTCGCTGGTGCGCTGGTGCGCAGCGGCACGATCAACCGCGGCGCCAAGGCACGCATCACCCGCCAGGGCGTCGTCATCACCGAGGGTCTGGAGATCGCCGGTCTGCGGCGGTTCAAGGACGACGTCACCGAGGTCCGCGAGGGCTTCGAGTGCGGCATCAACCTGGGGTCGTTCAACGACCTCCAGATCGATGACCTCGTCACCACCTACGAGATGCGCGAGATCCCCCGCAGCTGA
- the rodA gene encoding rod shape-determining protein RodA, protein MASRARTVGARYARTDWAPFVAALGLTVVGALLIWSSTKGWAGSALAVRHLVNAAIGITLALAVAAVDVRWLRALAPWVYLAGLFGLLLVLTPLGETVNGSRSWLFLPGGFSLQPSELAKIGLVVGLAMILAEGHDPYRPPGWREVLLAWVLAALPVALIMLQPDLGSALVFGVLTIGVVATSGASWRWTAAAVGGTVAAVVAAVRVPLLDPYQVNRLLAFQNPALDPEGIGYQTTQVRLAIGSGGWSGTGLGQGPQTQGGFIPFQHTDFIFSVAGEELGLLGSLGLVALLGFLVVRALLVGLRCEDPFGRLVAVGVACWFAFQTFQNVGMNLGLMPVTGLPLPFLSYGGSSMLACWLALGLLSCAQQPTFRGRGAW, encoded by the coding sequence ATGGCGAGCCGCGCCCGCACCGTCGGCGCGCGCTACGCCCGCACCGACTGGGCCCCGTTCGTCGCCGCGCTCGGCCTCACCGTCGTCGGCGCCCTGCTCATCTGGTCCTCGACCAAGGGGTGGGCGGGCAGCGCGCTGGCCGTCCGGCACCTGGTCAACGCCGCCATCGGGATCACCCTCGCCCTGGCGGTGGCGGCGGTCGACGTGCGCTGGCTGCGGGCGCTCGCGCCGTGGGTCTACCTCGCAGGGCTGTTCGGGCTGCTGCTGGTGCTGACCCCGCTGGGGGAGACCGTCAACGGATCCCGGTCCTGGCTGTTCCTGCCCGGCGGGTTCTCGCTGCAACCCTCCGAGCTGGCCAAGATCGGCCTCGTCGTGGGGCTGGCCATGATCCTGGCCGAGGGGCACGACCCCTACCGGCCTCCCGGCTGGCGGGAGGTGCTGCTGGCGTGGGTGCTGGCGGCGCTCCCGGTCGCGCTGATCATGCTGCAGCCCGACCTCGGCAGCGCGCTGGTCTTCGGCGTGCTGACGATCGGGGTCGTGGCCACCTCCGGGGCCTCGTGGCGGTGGACGGCCGCCGCGGTCGGCGGCACGGTCGCGGCCGTGGTGGCCGCCGTCAGGGTGCCGCTGCTGGACCCGTACCAGGTCAACCGGCTCCTCGCCTTCCAGAACCCCGCGCTGGACCCGGAAGGGATCGGCTACCAGACCACCCAGGTGCGCCTGGCGATCGGCTCCGGGGGATGGTCCGGCACCGGTCTCGGTCAGGGGCCGCAGACGCAGGGCGGGTTCATCCCCTTCCAGCACACCGACTTCATCTTCTCCGTCGCGGGGGAGGAGCTGGGCCTGCTCGGCAGCCTGGGGCTGGTCGCCCTCCTCGGCTTCCTCGTGGTGCGGGCCCTGCTCGTCGGGCTGCGCTGCGAGGACCCCTTCGGACGTCTCGTCGCGGTCGGCGTCGCCTGCTGGTTCGCCTTCCAGACCTTCCAGAACGTCGGGATGAACCTCGGGCTGATGCCCGTCACCGGGCTGCCGCTGCCGTTCCTGTCCTACGGCGGGTCCTCCATGCTGGCCTGCTGGCTCGCGCTGGGACTGCTCTCCTGCGCCCAGCAGCCCACCTTCCGAGGGCGTGGCGCTTGGTAA